From the genome of Triticum aestivum cultivar Chinese Spring chromosome 3B, IWGSC CS RefSeq v2.1, whole genome shotgun sequence, one region includes:
- the LOC123067493 gene encoding uncharacterized protein produces MARLATILSFGDHAEEGTDAFPEPQEDYQQEHDNDDDAASDASGDNFEFAFARPLAPAGREALADDLFAHGSILPAYPVFHRRQAHGDDALASATSMMAPPSPDTYCAWAPRSAPGSPMREPAAFPKSASTGTGEAACRFRLGDILGSGGRSHNNGKEKFLFLQPTLAKPKPRTSALCAAAGGDNRAAKKTHAQPQQKQSKKKGAAAAPTEMDMATAHRQYETSLLPGSMKPVFHRSRRQICVLLK; encoded by the coding sequence ATGGCGCGCCTCGCCACCATCCTCAGCTTTGGGGACCACGCCGAGGAGGGCACCGACGCCTTCCCAGAGCCGCAGGAGGACTACCAGCAAgaacacgacaacgacgacgacgcagCGTCAGACGCCAGCGGCGACAACTTCGAGTTCGCGTTCGCGCGGCCACTGGCGCCGGCGGGCAGGGAGGCGCTGGCCGACGACCTCTTCGCGCACGGCAGCATCCTCCCGGCCTACCCGGTCTTCCACCGCCGCCAGGCCCACGGAGACGATGCCTTGGCCTCGGCTACCTCCATGAtggcgccgccctcgccggacaCGTACTGCGCGTGGGCGCCGCGGTCCGCGCCAGGGTCGCCCATGCGCGAGCCGGCTGCCTTCCCCAAGAGCGCGTCcacgggcacgggcgaggccgcgTGCCGGTTCCGCCTGGGCGACATCCTCGGCTCCGGCGGCCGCTCCCACAACAACGGTAAGGAGAAGTTCCTCTTCCTCCAGCCGACCCTCGCCAAGCCCAAGCCCAGGACCAGCGCATTatgcgccgccgccggaggagacAACCGCGCCGCCAAGAAAACACATGCGCAGCCGCAGCAGAAGCAGAGCAAGAAGAAGGGGGCGGCCGCCGCTCCGACGGAGATGGACATGGCCACCGCGCACAGGCAGTACGAAACTTCTTTATTGCCGGGCAGTATGAAACCCGTATTCCACAGAAGTAGAAGGCAAATTTGTGTTCTTTTAAAATAA